In Acidimicrobiales bacterium, the DNA window CGGTCTCGTGGCCGCCTCGGGCACCGGGGCGCAGCAGCTCTGCGGGCTGCTCGACGGCGCCGGCGTCGGGGTCCGCCACGTGCTGGGCGTCGGGGGACGGGACCTGTCGGCGGCCGTCGGCGGGGTGTCGACCCTGGCGGCCCTGGCCATGCTCGACGACGACCCGGCTGTCGAGGTGATCGCCGTCGTGTCCAAGCCGCCCGACCCGGCCGTGGCCGAGCGGGTCGCGGCCGCGGCGGCGGCCTGCCGCACGCCGGTGGTGCTCGCGATGGTCGGCCCCGGCTTTCCCACGCTGACCGAGGCCGCGGCCAGGATCAGCGACCTGCTGGGCCGGACGTTCGGCGAGCGCTCGTGGTGGGGACCGGCGCCGGAGCCCCGGCCCGGCCCGATCCTGGGCCTCTACAGCGGGGGGACGCACTGCATCGAGGCGATCGGGATCCTGGAGGAGCTGGTCGGTCCGGTCCGCTCGAACGTGCACCCCGACCCGGGGCGGCGCATCGGGCCCGACGACGACCCGGCCGGCGACCACGTCCTGCTCGACCTGGGGGACGACGAGCTGACGGTCGGTCGCCCCCACCCGATGATCGACCCGACGCCGGTCGCCGAGCGGCTGGCGATGGCCCAGGCCGGGGTGGTCCTGCTCGACGTCGTGCTCGGCCACGGCGCCCATCCCGACCCCGCCGCCGTGTTCGCTCCCGCGATCGAGCAGGCCGGCGTTCCCGTCGGCGTGACCCTGGTGGGCACGGCCGGCGACCCCCAGGGCCTGGAGCAGCAGGCCCACGCCCTGGTCGCTGCCGGCGCCTGGGTCCACCGCAGCAACGCCCACGCCGCCCGCCGTGCCGCCGCGACGGTCGGGAGCCGGGCATGAACGGCCTCCTCCAGGCACCCGGGACGGTCGTGACCGTCGGCGCGCCGATCCTCGACGAGGCCCTCGCGGCCCAGGGCGTGGCGACCGTGCCCGTCGAGTGGCGACCGCCACCGGCGTCGTCGGCCGCCGCGGTGACGGCGGTGACCCGTGAGTCCCAGGTCGCAGAGGCCAACCGCAGCGCCGTCGAGCGCATGGGCGCGGTCCGGCCCCGGCTGGTCGACGTCGCGCCGGCCGCCGAGGTGGTCGGCATCGATCGTCACCAGCTGCTCCACGCCGGTCCGCCGATCGGCTGGGACGCGGCGTCCGGCCCGCTGCGGGGTGCCATCGTCGGCGCCTGCCTCTACGAGGGTTGGGCCGACACGCCCGAGTCGGCCGAGGCCCTGGCCGCCTCCGGGTCGATCGAGCTGTCGCCGTGCCACGACCACGCCGCGGTGGGGCCGATGGCCGGCATCGTGAGCCCGTCGATGCCGATGTGGGTGCTCGACGACGCCGACGGCCGCACCAGCCGCAGCACCCTCAACGAGGGCCTGGGCAAGGTGCTGCGGTACGGGGCCTTCGACGACGCGGTCATCGAGCGCCTGCGCTGGATGGAGCGGGTCCTCGGGCCGGTGCTGGCGTCCGGCCTGCGCCGTCACGGGCCGCTCGACATGACCACGGTGATCGCCTCGATGCTGACCATGGGCGACGAGGGGCACAACCGCAACCGTGCCGGCACGTCGCTGCTGGTCCGGGCACTCGCCCCCGACCTGGTCCGCAGCATCGACGGCGCGGGCGGCGGCGGGCACCCCGCCGACGACGTCGCCGACGTCCTGGCCTTCGTCGCCGGCAACGACCACTTCCTGCTCAACGCGGTCATGGGGGCGGCCAAGCTGGTGGCCGACGCCGGCGCCGGGGTGACCGGATCGACGGTCGTGACCACGATGGCCCGCAACGGCACCGACTTCGGCATCCGGGTGGCCGGCACCGGCGACCGATGGTTCACCGCTCCCGCAGCCGTGCCGGACGGGCTCTACCTCGGCGGCTTCGGCCCCGACGACGCCAACCCGGACATCGGTGACTCGGCCATCACCGAGACGGTCGGGTTGGGCGGGTTCGCCATGGCGGGCGCCCCGGCGATCGTGCAGCTGGTCGGCGGGCAGGTGGGCGACGCGGCGGCCTGGACCGAGCTGATGTACCAGCTCACGCTGAGCGAGCACCCGGTCTGGGCCCTGCCCACGCTCGGGTTCCGGGGCGTGCCCTTCGGGATCGACGTGCTGCGCGTCGTGCGCACGGGGGTGACGCCGATCATCAACACCGGCATGGCCGGCCGGGTGGCGGGCACCGGACAGGTCGGTGCCGGCCTGGTCCGCCCACCGCTCGCCTGCTTCACCGCCGCGCTCGACGCCCTCGCCCAGGAGCTTCCGTGAAGCCGCCGCCGTTCACCTACCACCGGCCAGGCACGGTCGAGGAGGCGGCGCGGCTGCTGGCCGACCTCGGCGACGGAGCCAAGGTCATCGCCGGTGGGCAGAGCCTGGTGCCGCTGCTCAACTTCCGTCTGGCCAGCCCCGAGCACCTGGTGGACGTCAACGCCGTGGCGGGGCTCGACGAGCTGGCGATCGGCGACGGCGGGGTCGAGGTGGGCGCCACCGTGCGGACGGCCCGGCTGCTCCGCGACCCGGCGGTGGCGGCCGCCCATCCGCTGCTGGTCGAGGCCACGGGGTGGATCGCCCACGGCGTGATCCGCAACCGGGGGACGGTGTGCGGCTCGCTGACCCACGCCGATCCGGCCGCCGAGCTGCCCGCGGTGCTGGCGCTGCTCGACGGCAGCGTCGAGGCGGTGGCGTGGCGCGGCGGTGCCCTGGCCCGCCGGTCGGTCGGGGCCGCCGACCTGTTCGACGGGCCCCTGATGACGACGCTCGATCCGGACGAGCTGGTGGTGGCGGCCACGTTCCCGGCGCTGGCGCCCGGCACGGGCTGGGCCGTCGAGGAGCTGGCCCGCCGGCAGGGCGACTATGCCCTGGCTGGCGTGGTCCTGGCCGTGTCGGTCGACGGCGACGGCACCCCGATCGGGGGGCGGGCTGCCTACCTGTCCTGCGCCCCGACGCCGGTCGTCGTCGACCTGACCCCCGCCCTCACCGACGGCACGGTCTACGACCTGGTGGCCGCGGCGCTCGACCCGACCGGCGACATCCACGCCAGCGGCGAGTACCGGCGGCACCTGGCGGCCACGCTCACGGTCCGCGGCGTCGCCCGGGCGCGGGAACGGGCTCACCTCCGCCCCGCGGCCCCCTCCCCGAGGCAAATTGCGTTCGAAAACCCGCCTATGGCGGGCGGATCGACGCAATTTCACGGGGATGCGCACGAGGTGGTGGTGACCGTCAACGGGGTCGTCCGGTCGGCCCGGGTGCCCGCCCGGCGGCTGCTGTCCGACATGCTGCGCCACGACCTGCGGCTCACCGGCACCCACGTCGGCTGCGAGCACGGCGTGTGCGGTGCCTGCACCGTGCTCCTGGACGGCGAGCCGGTCCGGTCGTGCCTGACCTTCGGGGTGATGGCCGAGGATGCCCGCATCACGACGGTCGAAGGCCTGGCCGGCCCGGGCGGCGAGCTCGACCCGGTGCAGCGGGCCTTCCGCGAGTGCCACGGCCTGCAGTGCGGCTTCTGCACCCCGGGGTTCCTGCTGCTGGCCACCGACCTGCTGGCCCGGCAGCCCGACCCGTCCGACGACGAGATCGCCGAGGCCCTGGGCGGCAACCTGTGCCGCTGCACCGGCTACGTCAACATCGTGCGCTCGGTCCGCCGGGCCGCCGAGCTGCTGGCCCAACCGGCCGACGTCGAGGAGGCCCGCCCGTGACCACCCAGTGGTTCGGCGAGCGGGTGGAGCGCCGCGAGGACCAGCGCCTGCTCACCGGGACCGGCCGGTTCCTCGACGACGCCGGGCACGACGCGCTCGCCGTCGCCTTCGTGCGCAGCCCGTACGCCCACGCCCGCATCACCGGCGTCGACGTCGCCGACACCCTCGACGTCGACGGGCTGGTGGGCATCTACACGTGGGACGACCTGCCGGGACGCCTGGCCGATCCGCTGCCCCTGCTGATCCCGCACCCCGACCTGACGCAACCCCGCACCCAGTACGCCCTGGCGCACGGCGAGGTGAACCACGTCGGCGAGGCGATCGTCATGGTCGTGGCGGTCGACCGCTACGTGGCCGAGGACGTGGCCGACCGCATCGTCGTCGACTACGAGGCCCTGCCCGCGGTCGTCGGCCTCGACGCCGCCCGCCGCGCCGAGCACCTGGTGCACCACGACGTGCCCGGCAACGTCGCCGCCGTCACCACCCAGGAGCTGGGCGATGCCCGTGCTGCCATCGCGGCCGCGCCCCGGATGCTGGAGCTCGACCTGGCGATGGAGCGCTCGCTGTCGTCGCCGCTGGAGGGGCGCGGGGTCCACGCCCGCTGGGACGCCGACGACCAGCGCCTGCGCATCCGCACCTCGACCCAGACCTCCACCGGCGTGCGGGCCGCCGTGGCCAACATCCTCGAACTGCCCGACGTGGCCGTCGAGGTGATCACCCCCGACGTGGGCGGCGGCTTCGGGACCAAGGTCCTGCACCCGTACCCGGAGGAGGTGCTGGTGCCGTGGGCCGCCCGCCTGCTGGGCCGCGAGGTCAAGTGGGTCGAGGACCGCTACGAGCACTTCGTGTCGGCCACCCACGAGCGGGGCCAGCAGCACCACGTGCGGGTCGGGTTCGACGACGACGGCGTGATCCTCGGTCTCGAGGTGGAGTTCTGGCACGACACGGGCGCCTACTCGCCCTACGGCATCGTCCTGCCGATCATCACCGCCACCCAGCTGCCCGGGCCCTACCGCCACCGCCACTACCGGGTCACGTTCACCTCGCTCTACACCAACACGGTCACCTGCACGCCCTACCGGGGTGCCGGGCGGCCGCAGGGCTGCTTCGTGATGGAGCGGACGGTCGACCGCATCGCCGCCGAGCTGGGCCTCGATCGCACCGAGGTGCGGTCCCGCAACCTCATCGGCCCGGACGAGTTCCCCTACGACCTCCAGATGACGTTCCAGGACGGGCGCCCGCTGATCTACGACTCGGGCGACTACCCGGCGGCACTGGAGCGGATCAAGGAGCTGGTCGGCTGGGACGGGTTCGCCGCCGAGCAGGAGGCCGCGGCGGCCGAGGGTCGGCACCTGGGCATCGGGCTGGCCTGCTACGTCGAGGGCACCGGCGTCGGTCCCTACGAGGGTGGGCACGTGCACGTCGAGACCAACGGCCGGGTCATGGTGGCCACCGGGCTGACGTCGCAGGGCCAGGGCCACGAGACCGTGCTGGCCCAGATCGTGGCCGACGAGCTCGGGGTCGACATGGCCGACGTCTACGTGACCACCGGCGACACCCGCCGGTTCCCCTACGCGGTCGGCACCTACGCCAGCCGGGCCGCGGTCATGAGCGGGAACGCGGTGGCCCTGGCGGCCCGGGCGGTGCGGGCCAAGGCTGTCCGCGTCGCCGCCGACGCCCTGGAGGCGGCCCCGGACGACATCGAGATCGCGGGCGGCATCGCCTCCGTGCGGGGCACGCCCAGCCGGGGCATCCCGCTGTCCCAGGTGGCGGTGCTGTCGAACCCGCTGCGCTACTCGTTCTCCAAGGAGGCCCAGGCCGCCACGCAGTTCGCGGCGCCCGCCGATCCCGACGTGGCGCCGGTGCCCGACGACGAGGAGCCCGGCCTCGAGGCCCGCGACTACTACTCGCCGGTGCGCTCGACGTTCGCGTCGGGGATCCACGCCGCGGTGGTGGAGGTCGACCGGGCGACGGGGACGGTCGACGTGCTCCGCTACGCGGTGGTGCACGACTGCGGGCGGCTCATCAACCCGATGATCGTCGAGGGCCAGATCCACGGCGGGGTGGCGCAGGGCGTCGCCGGGGCGCTGCTCGAGCGACTCGTCTACGACGACGCGGGCAACCTCAACAACGCCACCTTCATGGACTTCCTGATGCCGTACGTCAGCGAGGTGCCGCCGATGGCGATCGCGCACCTCGAGACGCCCTCGCCGCTCAACCCGCTGGGCATCAAGGGGGCCGGCGAGGCCGGCGTCATCCCGGGTTCGGCCTGCCTGGCCGCCGCCATCGAGGACGCTGTCGGCGTACGCATCGAGCGCATGCCGATCTCCCCACCCGAGCTGTGGGCGCAGCTCCAGGAGCACTCTTTGAAGGAAAACGCCCCGTATGGGGTCATTTCCCTTCAAAGAAGGCCGACATGAGGCTCAACCTCTCCGTCCCGGCTCCCCCGGAAGGTTGGAACGCGCTCACCGACCCTGCGGTGCTGGCCGCGTCAATCCCGGGGTGCCGCTCCGCGACCCCCGGTCCGGACGGCCTGCGCCTCGTGGTCGACGTGGCGGTCGCCGCCGTCCGGGGTCTGTGGGCCGGGACTGTGGTGCCGGTCGACGCCGACGCCGTGCGCATCGCCGGATCGGGCGAGCCCGGGACGGTCGACGTCGTCGTGCGGGCCGACCCCGACCGCACCACGCTCACGGTCGAGGGAACGGTCGACGGTCCCCTCGCCGCGGTCGGTTCGACGCTCCTCGCCGCCGCGGTCCGCCGCTTGGCGACAGACACGCTGGTGAGGGCCGGACGATGAAGCCGTTCGTCGCCGCCGGGCTCCAGGTCGCACCGGTCGCCGGGCCGCTCGGCCCCGACACCATCGCGGCCAACGTCTCGGCCGCGCTGGCGATGGCCCGGCGCTGCGTGGACGCCACCGGCGCCGCCCTGGTCGTGGCGCCCGAGACCGTCACCACCGGCTTCGATCCGGGCCCGGGGCTCGACGCCGGCGCCCTGTGGGACCTGGTGGCGCCCATCCCCGGGCCGCTCACCGAGGACGCCCAGAAGCTCGCCGCCGATCTGGGGATCCACCTGGCGTGGCCCACCTACGAGGCCGGCCCGGAGCGGGGCGTGGTCTTCAACTCCGTGGCGATCGTCGGTCCCTCCGGCGACGTGCTCGGGGTCTACCGCAAGACGCATCTCTTCCCCGGCGAGCGGCGCTGGGGCACAGCGGGCGACGACGTCCTCGTCGTGCCTACCGACCTGGCTCACCTCGGGTGCATCGTCTGCTTCGACGGCGACTTCCCCGAGCTGGTGCGCATCGAGGCCGGGCTGGGGGCGCAGGTCGTGCTGCGTCCGTCGGCCTTCCTCCGGGCCGCCGACATCTGGGAGCTCACCACCCGGGCCCGCGCCTACGACAACCACGTCTACGTGGTGGCGCCCAACGCGGTCGGGGTCGACTCCGGCAACTCGGTCTACTTCGGCAACTCGCTGATCGTCGGGCCGACCGGCGAGGTGCTGGCCCGGGGCACCAGCCAGCCGGGCTGGGTCTCGGCGACGATCGGCGTCGACCCGATGGCCACGATCAGCCCCGGGTCGTCGGTCCGCCAGGGCTTCGACCACCTCGCCGAGCGGAACCTCCCCCTGTACCGGCGCTACCGCGAGGTCCTCGAAGCCGAGGCTCAGGCGCCGTTCCCCCTGGAGCGGCCATCGTGAGCCGCGGCCGGCTGCGGG includes these proteins:
- a CDS encoding DUF1116 domain-containing protein, which produces MNGLLQAPGTVVTVGAPILDEALAAQGVATVPVEWRPPPASSAAAVTAVTRESQVAEANRSAVERMGAVRPRLVDVAPAAEVVGIDRHQLLHAGPPIGWDAASGPLRGAIVGACLYEGWADTPESAEALAASGSIELSPCHDHAAVGPMAGIVSPSMPMWVLDDADGRTSRSTLNEGLGKVLRYGAFDDAVIERLRWMERVLGPVLASGLRRHGPLDMTTVIASMLTMGDEGHNRNRAGTSLLVRALAPDLVRSIDGAGGGGHPADDVADVLAFVAGNDHFLLNAVMGAAKLVADAGAGVTGSTVVTTMARNGTDFGIRVAGTGDRWFTAPAAVPDGLYLGGFGPDDANPDIGDSAITETVGLGGFAMAGAPAIVQLVGGQVGDAAAWTELMYQLTLSEHPVWALPTLGFRGVPFGIDVLRVVRTGVTPIINTGMAGRVAGTGQVGAGLVRPPLACFTAALDALAQELP
- a CDS encoding carbon-nitrogen hydrolase family protein, with amino-acid sequence MKPFVAAGLQVAPVAGPLGPDTIAANVSAALAMARRCVDATGAALVVAPETVTTGFDPGPGLDAGALWDLVAPIPGPLTEDAQKLAADLGIHLAWPTYEAGPERGVVFNSVAIVGPSGDVLGVYRKTHLFPGERRWGTAGDDVLVVPTDLAHLGCIVCFDGDFPELVRIEAGLGAQVVLRPSAFLRAADIWELTTRARAYDNHVYVVAPNAVGVDSGNSVYFGNSLIVGPTGEVLARGTSQPGWVSATIGVDPMATISPGSSVRQGFDHLAERNLPLYRRYREVLEAEAQAPFPLERPS
- a CDS encoding SRPBCC domain-containing protein, translating into MRLNLSVPAPPEGWNALTDPAVLAASIPGCRSATPGPDGLRLVVDVAVAAVRGLWAGTVVPVDADAVRIAGSGEPGTVDVVVRADPDRTTLTVEGTVDGPLAAVGSTLLAAAVRRLATDTLVRAGR
- a CDS encoding FAD binding domain-containing protein, with amino-acid sequence MKPPPFTYHRPGTVEEAARLLADLGDGAKVIAGGQSLVPLLNFRLASPEHLVDVNAVAGLDELAIGDGGVEVGATVRTARLLRDPAVAAAHPLLVEATGWIAHGVIRNRGTVCGSLTHADPAAELPAVLALLDGSVEAVAWRGGALARRSVGAADLFDGPLMTTLDPDELVVAATFPALAPGTGWAVEELARRQGDYALAGVVLAVSVDGDGTPIGGRAAYLSCAPTPVVVDLTPALTDGTVYDLVAAALDPTGDIHASGEYRRHLAATLTVRGVARARERAHLRPAAPSPRQIAFENPPMAGGSTQFHGDAHEVVVTVNGVVRSARVPARRLLSDMLRHDLRLTGTHVGCEHGVCGACTVLLDGEPVRSCLTFGVMAEDARITTVEGLAGPGGELDPVQRAFRECHGLQCGFCTPGFLLLATDLLARQPDPSDDEIAEALGGNLCRCTGYVNIVRSVRRAAELLAQPADVEEARP
- the cutA gene encoding aerobic carbon-monoxide dehydrogenase large subunit, whose protein sequence is MTTQWFGERVERREDQRLLTGTGRFLDDAGHDALAVAFVRSPYAHARITGVDVADTLDVDGLVGIYTWDDLPGRLADPLPLLIPHPDLTQPRTQYALAHGEVNHVGEAIVMVVAVDRYVAEDVADRIVVDYEALPAVVGLDAARRAEHLVHHDVPGNVAAVTTQELGDARAAIAAAPRMLELDLAMERSLSSPLEGRGVHARWDADDQRLRIRTSTQTSTGVRAAVANILELPDVAVEVITPDVGGGFGTKVLHPYPEEVLVPWAARLLGREVKWVEDRYEHFVSATHERGQQHHVRVGFDDDGVILGLEVEFWHDTGAYSPYGIVLPIITATQLPGPYRHRHYRVTFTSLYTNTVTCTPYRGAGRPQGCFVMERTVDRIAAELGLDRTEVRSRNLIGPDEFPYDLQMTFQDGRPLIYDSGDYPAALERIKELVGWDGFAAEQEAAAAEGRHLGIGLACYVEGTGVGPYEGGHVHVETNGRVMVATGLTSQGQGHETVLAQIVADELGVDMADVYVTTGDTRRFPYAVGTYASRAAVMSGNAVALAARAVRAKAVRVAADALEAAPDDIEIAGGIASVRGTPSRGIPLSQVAVLSNPLRYSFSKEAQAATQFAAPADPDVAPVPDDEEPGLEARDYYSPVRSTFASGIHAAVVEVDRATGTVDVLRYAVVHDCGRLINPMIVEGQIHGGVAQGVAGALLERLVYDDAGNLNNATFMDFLMPYVSEVPPMAIAHLETPSPLNPLGIKGAGEAGVIPGSACLAAAIEDAVGVRIERMPISPPELWAQLQEHSLKENAPYGVISLQRRPT